One window of the Magnolia sinica isolate HGM2019 chromosome 19, MsV1, whole genome shotgun sequence genome contains the following:
- the LOC131234568 gene encoding uncharacterized protein LOC131234568 — protein MFLSIDLFVMPMIGFDVSLDMDCLADYCAILDCAARTVTFHIPSLPVFQFVAEPRGEPLSSFLAFVIKDSVAGCIEQLPVVCEYPDVFQEIPSLPCRQVEFQIDLVSVTGTVTKLNQLGRHRSRLGSELPSIIFLLPTTTWLLEMQSVLVGTQFRLNSALAGILPS, from the exons ATGTTCCTTTCCAttgatctgttcgtgatgccgatgataGGCTTTGATGTTAGTCTGGATATGGACTGCCTTGCAGATTATTGTGccatcttagactgtgccgcgaggacagTTACATTTCACATTCCCagcttgccagtattccagtttGTCGCCGAGCCCAggggagagccgttatctagtttcttggcttttgTCATCAAGGATTCTGTAGCAGGGTGTATTGAGcagttgccagttgtttgtgagtacccggatgtgtttcaggagatcccgAGTTTGCCGTgtcggcaggtggagtttcagattgatctg GTTTCTGTCACTGGGACTGTGACTAAGTTAAATCAACTTGGTCGACATCGAAGCAGGCTAGGTAGTGAACTCCCTTCTATCATTTTCCTTTTACCAACAACAACATGGCTATTGGAGATGCAATCAGTTTTGGTCGGAACCCAGTTCCGGCTGAACTCTGCTTTAGCAGGCATCCTACCTTCGTAA
- the LOC131234408 gene encoding pentatricopeptide repeat-containing protein At2g40720-like yields the protein MLSNLYVFRKFSSSYLSSLNSKIRSSVQQGCYREVLRLHSTLIRSSLKPDRFIFPSLLKACAGLLDLTYGRKTHAAIVEMGLQSDPYIASALIKMYVKCGSLSEAFHVFDKTSERDVTVWNSMIDGCFWCGCEDEGLFLFRQMQLLSIRPDGYSLSIVLGTCRSRCSGIEHGKQIHAYVIRNVLDRDPFLGTSLIDMYSKCERPFDALRVFDRLIVKNASTWNAVIGGFCLNGWLEKSLELFVLMKNERYELGFVTFSSVLTACSHGEAVIFGKGVHGDIIKAGFEYHPFVCTSILTMYAKCGLIEDAYKVFDKVQVREIELWNAMISAYVGTGNIDEALDIYIQMRLSGLRSDSFTISNVLSACSMNGLFNLGSRIHGELIKRPVQSNMTVQSAVLTMYARCGNLDAAKSVFDTIQGRDVIAWGSMIVGACQNRKFEEALDLFKAMEVERLEPDSTIMVSIINAYTGLESAKLGFQIHGHVIKSGNGMDVYINCALIDMYAKFGLPELAGIVFSSMTCKNLVAWNSIISCYARNSCPDLAVNLFLEISHHGLIPDSISVTSVLVAVSSLAALLMGKTIHGFHIRHEIQSDLHVDNALVDMYTKCGCLQYARSLFDIMPHKNIVTWNSMISGYGSHGHCSHAIELFNEMQKLEVSPDDITFLALISSCSHSGLVEVGHGLFHSMSRDHKIVPRIEHYANMVDLYGRAGRLDEAYNFIESMPIKPDESVWLCFLSSCRAHRQLELGELAANCLLKLDPERSGNYVQLLNLYGEAGLWEKAADLRALMKERGLKKSPGYSWIEVKDRVDVFSSGDSSSPWTAEIHATLKSLKRIMDDGCHEIVSI from the coding sequence ATGCTTTCCAATCTTTACGTTTTTCGGAAATTCTCATCTTCTTATTTATCATCCCTCAATTCCAAAATCAGGTCTTCCGTCCAGCAAGGCTGTTATCGAGAGGTTCTGCGGTTACACTCCACCCTCATCCGTTCCTCCCTCAAACCCGACAGATTCATCTTCCCTTCCCTTCTCAAAGCCTGTGCAGGCCTTCTCGATCTCACCTATGGAAGGAAGACCCACGCGGCGATCGTCGAGATGGGTCTTCAATCCGATCCTTACATCGCCAGCGCGCTGATCAAAATGTATGTGAAATGCGGCTCGTTGAGCGAGGCCttccatgtgtttgataaaacTTCTGAAAGAGACGTAACCGTATGGAATTCGATGATTGATGGGTGCTTTTGGTGTGGTTGTGAAGATGAGGGCCTCTTTTTGTTCCGTCAGATGCAGTTGTTGAGTATCAGACCTGACGGGTACTCTCTCAGTATCGTTCTTGGAACTTGTAGAAGTCGTTGTTCGGGCATCGAGCATGGAAAGCAGATCCATGCTTATGTAATTAGAAACGTGCTTGATCGTGATCCTTTTCTGGGGACTTCGTTAATTGACATGTACTCGAAATGCGAGCGCCCGTTCGATGCATTACGAGTGTTTGATAGATTGATCGTCAAGAATGCTTCTACTTGGAATGCAGTGATTGGGGGGTTCTGTCTGAATGGGTGGTTGGAGAAGAGTTTGGAGCTATTTGTGTTAATGAAGAATGAGCGCTATGAGCTCGGGTTTGTGACATTTTCAAGTGTTTTAACAGCTTGCTCTCACGGAGAAGCTGTGATTTTTGGTAAGGGTGTTCATGGTGATATAATCAAGGCAGGTTTTGAGTATCATCCTTTTGTCTGCACTTCCATCTTGACTATGTATGCAAAGTGTGGGTTAATTGAAGATgcatacaaggtgtttgataaagtTCAAGTTAGAGAAATTGAGTTATGGAACGCGATGATCTCAGCTTACGTCGGCACTGGCAATATTGATGAAGCTTTGGATATTTATATTCAGATGAGATTAAGTGGATTAAGATCTGATTCTTTCACAATTTCAAATGTTTTATCAGCTTGTAGCATGAATGGGTTATTCAATCTCGGGAGTAGAATTCATGGGGAATTGATAAAAAGACCAGTGCAGAGTAACATGACTGTGCAGAGTGCAGTGTTGACGATGTATGCTAGATGTGGAAACCTCGATGCAGCTAAGTCAGTTTTTGATACAATTCAGGGAAGAGATGTCATAGCTTGGGGTTCCATGATTGTGGGCGCTTGCCAAAATAGGAAATTTGAGGAGGCTTTGGATTTGTTCAAAGCAATGGAGGTTGAACGATTGGAGCCAGATTCCACCATTATGGTGAGTATAATCAATGCCTACACGGGTCTGGAAAGTGCAAAGTTGGGGTTTCAGATCCATGGGCACGTTATTAAGAGTGGAAACGGAATGGATGTTTATATCAATTGTGCTCTGATAGATATGTATGCGAAATTTGGGTTACCAGAGTTGGCTGGAATTGTGTTTTCCAGCATGACGTGTAAGAATCTTGTGGCTTGGAATTCAATTATCTCTTGCTATGCACGGAATAGCTGTCCGGACTTGGCCGTCAATctttttttggaaatttcacaTCACGGTTTGATTCCTGACTCGATTTCTGTAACCAGTGTTCTTGTTGCGGTCTCTTCATTAGCAGCATTGCTAATGGGAAAGACCATACATGGCTTCCACATAAGGCATGAGATTCAATCAGACCTTCATGTTGACAATGCACTCGTCGACATGTACACCAAGTGCGGATGCTTACAATACGCACGCAGCTTGTTCGACATTATGCCACACAAAAACATTGTAACATGGAATTCAATGATTTCTGGGTATGGATCTCATGGGCATTGCTCACACGCGATAGAATTATTCAACGAAATGCAGAAATTGGAGGTATCACCTGATGACATCACTTTCCTTGCCTTGATCTCATCTTGCAGTCACTCAGGGTTGGTGGAAGTGGGACATGGGCTCTTCCACTCCATGAGTAGGGACCACAAAATTGTTCCTCGAATAGAGCATTATGCAAACATGGTCGACCTTTATGGCCGTGCAGGGCGCTTGGATGAAGCATATAATTTCATCGAGAGCATGCCGATCAAACCTGATGAGAGTGTTTGGTTGTGTTTCTTGAGTTCATGTAGAGCTCATCGTCAGTTAGAGCTTGGAGAGTTAGCGGCCAATTGTCTTCTCAAACTAGATCCAGAAAGAAGCGGAAACTATGTGCAGCTACTAAATTTATATGGAGAGGCCGGATTGTGGGAAAAGGCAGCCGATTTGAGGGCATTGATGAAAGAAAGAGGATTGAAGAAGAGTCCTGGATATAGTTGGATTGAGGTGAAAGATAGGGTTGATGTATTCTCTTCTGGGGATTCCTCCTCTCCATGGACGGCAGAAATCCATGCTACGTTGAAGAGTCTTAAGAGAATCATGGATGATGGTTGTCATGAAATTGTCTCCATTTAA